CACTCGTTGGAAATCATTGGGAGGTAGACATTGTTACGGAGGGCATGTCCCGGAAAGCGGCGGCACATATTCAGAGTCGCGGGGAACGTGCATAATGATTCAATGACTGAAGTAATTAACACAGAGCGTCTTGCGCTGCGTCCTTGGGAAGAATCCGACGTCGATTTCATTTATGACCTGTATTCTCGCTGGGTGGTTCAGCGCTTCATCGGCACAGAGCCCACGGTTATGGCCAGCCGTTCGGAAGCGGTGGAACGGCTGGCCCGGTTCAAAGCCATGGACCATCCCATTCATGGGGTGTGGGCCGTGACACGCAAAGAAGACGGGCTGCCGGTGGGGACACTGCTGCTGAAACCGATTCCGGTTTCGGAGTCGGAGGCGCCCCAAGCTTCCGATGATATTGAAATTGGGTGGCATTTTCATCCTGATCATTGGGGCAACGGCTTCGCCTCTGAAGCCGCAGCTGCTGTCCTTGAGCATGCCTTTGCCGCAGGCTTGCCTCAAGTACTGGCCGTAACCAACCCCGCCAATGAGGCATCCCAAAGCGTGTGCCGCCGCATTGGAATGGAACACCTTGGCCTATCCAAGAAGTACTACGATTCCGACTGTGAACTCTTTTCGGTGCTAAATCCGGGAGTTGATTCCTAGTCCAGTACTTTTCCCAGCTGCGGGGGAGAGGCCACTAGAGTCGGAATATTCGATGCAACGCAGCACAACAGAATTGAGACACGCTGACCATGGATACAGGAGCTCACGGGCCGATTTCGGCAGCGCACCAAGCCGACACCCATGATTTGATCCGTGTGCAGGGCGCCAGGGTGAACAACCTTAAGAACATAAGCGTTGAAATCCCTAAGCGCCGCCTGACAGTGTTTACGGGTGTTTCTGGTTCCGGGAAAAGCTCGCTGGTATTTGGCACCATAGCCGCGGAATCTCAGCGGATGATCAATGAAACGTACAGCGCATTCGTACAAGGTTTCATGCCGGCTCTGGCCCGTCCCGACGTCGACGTTCTGGAGGGTCTGACCACTGCGATCCTGGTGGATCAAGAGCGAATGGGTGCCAATCCGCGTTCTACAGTTGGCACAGTTACCGATGCCAACGCCATGCTTCGTATCGTCTTTAGCCGGTTGGCCCAGCCGCATGTTGGCTCACCCCAGGCCTACTCTTTCAACGTCGCTTCCATTTCAGGCGCCGGGGCCGTCACTACCCGGCGTGCAGGGGAAGAGATCAAGGAACGGCGCAGCTTTTCTATTACTGGCGGCATGTGCCCTCGCTGTGACGGAATGGGGAAAGTTAACGACTTCAACCTCAACGCATTATTTGATGCCGATAAGTCCCTGTCCGAGGGTGCGCTCAGGGTCCCCGGATACAGTATGGACGGCTGGTATGGACGCATCTTCGCTGGCTCGGGCCTCTTCAACATGGACAAGAAGATAGGAAAGTTCAGCAAGCAGGAACTGCACGACCTGCTGTACAAGGAACCACTGAAAATCAAGGTTGACGGCATTAACCTCACCTATGAAGGGGTTATCGTCAAGATGCAAAAGTCGATGCTCGCCAAGGACGTGGACTCATTGCAGCCCCATATCCGCTCTTTCGTGGACCGCGCCGTTGTCTTCACCATCTGCCCGGAATGCAAAGGCACCCGGTTGGCAGAGCATGCACGGTCTTCAACAATCCATGGTGTCAGTATTGCCGATGCTTGCGCCATGCAAATCAGTGACCTCGCAGATTGGGTCAAAGGCCTTAATGAGCCCTCGGTAGGCCCCTTGCTTGATGCTTTGAGCGATAGCCTTCATTCTTTTGTTGAGATCGGTCTTGGTTACCTTTCCCTTGACCGGCCATCTGGCACGCTTTCTGGTGGCGAAGCCCAGCGCACCAAAATGATCCGCCATCTAGGTTCCTCACTGACGGATATCACGTACGTTTTCGATGAGCCCACCATTGGGCTGCATCCCCACGATATTGCCCGGATGAACAGGCTTCTTCTGCAATTGCGGGACAAAGGCAATACAGTTCTGGTGGTTGAGCACAAACCGGAAACCATAGCCATAGCTGATCACGTAGTTGACCTTGGACCACGTGCTGGCGTTTTGGGTGGGGAAGTGGTTTTTGAAGGCACTGTTGCCGCCCTCCGGGATAGCGGCACAATCACAGGCCACCATTTAGATGACAGGGTCCGTTTGAAAGCTGAGGTCCGGAAGGGATCCAGTGCGATTTCAGT
This genomic window from Arthrobacter sp. TMP15 contains:
- a CDS encoding excinuclease ABC subunit UvrA, whose amino-acid sequence is MDTGAHGPISAAHQADTHDLIRVQGARVNNLKNISVEIPKRRLTVFTGVSGSGKSSLVFGTIAAESQRMINETYSAFVQGFMPALARPDVDVLEGLTTAILVDQERMGANPRSTVGTVTDANAMLRIVFSRLAQPHVGSPQAYSFNVASISGAGAVTTRRAGEEIKERRSFSITGGMCPRCDGMGKVNDFNLNALFDADKSLSEGALRVPGYSMDGWYGRIFAGSGLFNMDKKIGKFSKQELHDLLYKEPLKIKVDGINLTYEGVIVKMQKSMLAKDVDSLQPHIRSFVDRAVVFTICPECKGTRLAEHARSSTIHGVSIADACAMQISDLADWVKGLNEPSVGPLLDALSDSLHSFVEIGLGYLSLDRPSGTLSGGEAQRTKMIRHLGSSLTDITYVFDEPTIGLHPHDIARMNRLLLQLRDKGNTVLVVEHKPETIAIADHVVDLGPRAGVLGGEVVFEGTVAALRDSGTITGHHLDDRVRLKAEVRKGSSAISVRGANENNLKDMDVDIPLGVLTVITGVAGSGKSSLIHGSVSGLDGVVTIGQGAIRGSRRSNPATYTGLLEPIRKAFAKANGVKAALFSANSEGACPSCSGAGVIFTDLGMMAGISTTCQECEGRRFQKAVLTYRLGGKNISEVLSMSVNQAEQFFGVGEAKLPAAHKILNRLSDVGLGYLTLGQPLTTLSGGERQRIKLATHLGEKGGTYVLDEPTSGLHLADVEKLLGLLDRLVESGKSIIVIEHHQAVMAHADWLIDIGPGAGHAGGEIVFEGTPAELVQSQATVTGEYLAAYVSS
- a CDS encoding GNAT family N-acetyltransferase, producing MTEVINTERLALRPWEESDVDFIYDLYSRWVVQRFIGTEPTVMASRSEAVERLARFKAMDHPIHGVWAVTRKEDGLPVGTLLLKPIPVSESEAPQASDDIEIGWHFHPDHWGNGFASEAAAAVLEHAFAAGLPQVLAVTNPANEASQSVCRRIGMEHLGLSKKYYDSDCELFSVLNPGVDS